Proteins co-encoded in one Betaproteobacteria bacterium genomic window:
- a CDS encoding DUF4390 domain-containing protein yields MTAAWRWFVLLAALIAGMSLPPSGSASEPSIHIRSADIVTNGDSYVLDAAFQIDLGETLEEALHRGLTLHFVTEFEVLYERWYLLNLWNKSVASFEQRYRLSFNALTRQYRFTSGSLTRNVESLAEALNMMARIKARPIASKEDIEPGVAYVAQLRLRLDSSQLPKPFQLSSIGSKSWNVSSDWYRWTFRP; encoded by the coding sequence ATGACCGCTGCCTGGCGATGGTTCGTGCTCCTGGCTGCGTTGATCGCAGGCATGAGCCTTCCACCCAGCGGTTCGGCGAGCGAACCTTCGATTCACATACGCTCCGCCGATATCGTTACCAACGGCGATAGCTACGTGCTCGACGCCGCCTTCCAGATCGATCTGGGCGAGACGCTCGAGGAAGCCCTCCACCGCGGTCTCACGCTGCACTTCGTCACCGAATTCGAGGTTCTCTACGAACGCTGGTACCTGCTCAATCTCTGGAACAAGTCGGTCGCCTCGTTCGAACAACGCTACCGGCTCAGCTTCAACGCGTTGACCCGGCAGTATCGGTTCACATCTGGCTCGCTCACCCGAAACGTCGAAAGCCTGGCCGAGGCGCTGAACATGATGGCCCGCATCAAGGCGCGGCCGATCGCCTCGAAGGAGGACATCGAACCGGGTGTCGCCTACGTCGCACAGCTGCGTCTGCGGCTCGACTCGTCGCAGCTACCCAAGCCGTTCCAGCTGAGTTCGATCGGATCGAAGAGCTGGAACGTCTCCTCCGACTGGTATCGCTGGACGTTTCGGCCATGA
- a CDS encoding sigma-54-dependent Fis family transcriptional regulator, whose product MSQILVVDDEVGIRELLSEILSDEGYQVRLAQNADEARQQRSRSRPDLVLLDIWMPDMDGITLLKEWAAKGQLTMPVVMMSGHGTIDTAVEATRIGAYAFLEKPIALQKLLSTVGKALTQPAQGQTAFSPLSLSVLGGAPIIVDLKARLERARELRCPVLLLSEPGSGEELCARFLHRANTPWIALEDGAFGASLEGPGALSGEGTLFIRQLDEMPREHQRQLLGRIALLTSGGTRVVSTARHTLPQRVADGLFDPRLYAALSGLTVRIPPLRDHADDIPVIATQLLGQMVEAKETPVRSLTTAALNALRLYPWPGNLSQLEAVVKSAALGATSAEIRPQDVGAVLGALDTLPSSSLGGISLDAGLREARDAFEKAYFEYHIAREGGNMSRVADKVGLERTHLYRKLKQLGISLPRRAE is encoded by the coding sequence ATGAGCCAGATACTGGTGGTGGACGATGAGGTCGGCATCCGGGAACTCCTGTCGGAAATTCTCTCCGACGAGGGTTATCAGGTGCGACTCGCACAGAACGCCGATGAGGCCCGACAGCAGCGCTCACGTTCGCGACCGGATCTTGTCCTGCTGGACATCTGGATGCCCGACATGGACGGCATCACGCTGCTCAAGGAATGGGCAGCCAAGGGCCAGCTGACCATGCCGGTGGTCATGATGTCCGGGCACGGGACCATCGACACGGCGGTCGAAGCCACCCGGATCGGCGCTTACGCGTTCCTGGAAAAGCCGATAGCACTGCAGAAGCTGCTATCCACCGTGGGCAAGGCTCTTACCCAGCCTGCGCAGGGTCAGACGGCCTTTTCGCCGCTGTCGCTCTCTGTGCTGGGCGGCGCTCCGATCATCGTCGATCTCAAGGCACGCCTGGAGCGGGCCAGGGAATTGCGCTGTCCGGTCCTGCTCTTGTCCGAACCCGGCAGCGGAGAGGAACTGTGTGCAAGATTTCTCCATCGTGCCAACACTCCCTGGATTGCTCTGGAAGACGGCGCCTTCGGGGCAAGCCTGGAAGGTCCTGGCGCCCTTTCCGGTGAAGGCACGCTGTTCATACGGCAGCTGGACGAGATGCCGCGCGAACATCAGCGCCAGCTGCTCGGCCGCATCGCCTTGTTGACGTCCGGCGGCACGCGCGTCGTTTCCACCGCCCGGCACACCCTCCCCCAGCGCGTTGCCGACGGATTGTTCGACCCTCGGCTGTACGCTGCACTGTCAGGGCTCACGGTGAGGATCCCTCCTCTGAGAGATCACGCCGATGACATTCCGGTGATCGCCACGCAGCTGCTGGGGCAGATGGTGGAAGCGAAGGAAACTCCGGTGCGATCGCTGACGACGGCCGCCCTCAACGCCCTGCGTCTGTACCCGTGGCCGGGCAACCTTTCGCAACTGGAGGCAGTGGTCAAGTCGGCGGCCCTCGGCGCGACTTCCGCGGAGATCCGTCCGCAAGACGTCGGTGCGGTCCTGGGAGCCCTGGATACCTTGCCCAGTTCCAGCCTGGGCGGCATTTCGCTCGATGCCGGGCTTCGGGAGGCCCGCGATGCGTTCGAGAAGGCCTACTTCGAGTACCACATCGCCCGCGAGGGCGGAAACATGAGCCGTGTGGCCGACAAGGTGGGTCTGGAGCGTACGCACCTTTACCGCAAGCTGAAGCAACTGGGTATCTCGTTGCCGCGACGTGCCGAGTGA